The nucleotide window GGACTTGGTCAGAACCGGACGGAGAGAGTTACAACCCGACTTGGGGAGGGGAGGTGCGGAAGAAGGTCTCGCTTTTCCCGCCAGGCGAGTGCAGTTTGGCTTTGCGGAATAACTGGTTCGGGTCTCTCAGCCTTCGCGGGAAGAGGTCTCCCCAGCTGACAGATTAAACTCCTTGATAAAATTAACCgttgtttttaaatatgtgaCGAATGTAGGCTGCGGATAGGTCGCGTTTTCACTATATTTAAATTCAGACGGGAGCTGTTTGCAACCTCTCGTTAGTTAGGAACATTTCAAGAAGAATATCGGTGAAAGCGTGCAAAATGCCATCGCTCATTATTAACAGATCCTCGCTTAATATTTGGGCGAGGAAAGAATTTTTCTCGAGGAGGCAGACTTCTGAATCCTGGCAAAtaaattgctattttaaaaaccGTTAAACCCCGAGCCCGAGTGTTGCGATAAAGTACGAAGAAAGGTGCAGGCGTTGACCAGTGTAAATGATGGGATGTATCCTTtactttcggggggggggggagaacaagCATTGCGATTGTCAAAAGTAGATGTAGTAAATTACAAATTTGTTACACATACTGTATCAGCAATTTTATTAGCTGGGGAGTCTTTTGTAAATTGGAGAACAGTAAAATTTTGCAGCTGTAgggggttttttttcttaattgttgATACAGTAATATAAAACCTTTGTGGTCTAACTCTGTTTCTTAGAGCCTTGCTTTCTGTACTAGTTTGTCCCAGACAGAAGTGTATTTTGGGACCAAGTAACTAACTGCCTAAAGTctgtttcaaaaataatttcagtCAATTGCTTTCCAACAGAAGAGACACTATTGAATTGTTTTTTTCTATCCTGACTGATGATTGTATTCCATAAAGTCCTAAACATTTGGGGAGCAGGTGCTGGAAAGAtcactttcttccatttttacttGAACAtacattattacattatttctttCAGTCTCCTTGCCTGAAAGCTCTTTTCAGTGCTTGTGTCCAGATCATGCAGTATTTCATAGTGGTGAAACTTTCCATACCAGATGAAAATTTTATAAATTTTCTTTAGTATTTTAAGCCATttgtttagcccagtgtttctcagccttggccgctttaaaatgtgtgggcttcaactcccagaattctcatagctggctggggaattctgggagttgaagtccacacatcttaaagcagccaaggttgagaaaccccggtTTAGCCATTTTCATATCCAAGActgtcaaacagaaaaaaaataggcctatagcataatttttattttcacgTTTCCCTTAAAGTTTGCCTGTTGTAAATGTGTAAAAATGCATGTTTAAATAAAGGAACGTGTGTCTACTATAACATTAAAATACAATGGTGGTGGGGATGTTCAATGGTAGAGATGCTCTATGAAATGTTTTACTTAGTAAGATGTAATCTAGGTTCCTCTAAGCTTAATTATCCTGAACTAATGTTAAGTTTTTCTGAATTGATGATAGCCTTAGAGGTTTGTGGTACAATTAATTTCAGTATTGCAATTTGACCAGATCTACCTTGCCACAAAATCAAAACTCCAGCACTTAAATGAAAGCAGTATGGTTAATGTGCAAACACAGCCTGtggcagccttcctcaatctaGGCATCTTGAAATATGTGGAATAACTCATGAAATTGCTGAGACTTCAGGGAGATGGAAGTCTAGTCACCTGGAGAGTACTCAGGTTCAAGAGGCTCACCTATGTAAAGGCTTTGTCACATGTCAGgtattgaatattttattttatttatttatgtatttatcatatctttatcaccgcccatctcccccacatgggagaccctgggcagttcacagtaaaaacaatttaaaattcagtaaaattataaataatgctaatatttcaataaatacaaatacaataaaatccaaataagagcagatcaaattcagcccataagggataaggctggtccctgcagggctagggaactaaccagccccaagaatggctcttcctctccccacccaaagcatggtgacaaaaccaggttttcagctgttttctgaagtccagaagaggggGGACTAACTGcatttccgggggaaggatgttccaaagggcgggagcctgcctcctggaccctgccagatggaattctcttgcagacagggtctgtagcatgccctctctgcatgaccgggtgggacaggttgatgtgatggggatgagacggtcccttaggtaacctggacccatgccatgtagggctttaaaggtgataaccaacaccttgaattggacccggaagaaaactggcacccaatgcagctcgcagagcagcagagttatatgtgctgatcttgaagcacctaaaatcatccatgCAGCCACTGTATGGACCTTTACTgataaaattaaatgtatattttgtagtcttggaccagctgtagcttccggatactcttcaagggtagtctcatgaacagcgcattacagtagtctatatgggagatgaccagggcaagagtgactgttcgaagggcctcttgctccaggaaggggcataactggcgcacaacacaaagttgcgcaaaggcccttctggccatgactgccacctgctcttcgagcaggagtcgtgaatccatgaggacccccaagttacacaccgggtctgtctggggcagtgcaaccccatccagaactaaagatggcaaattcctgggaaccaaggggccattaacccacagccactctgtcttaccagggttcagctgaagcctgttgttccccatccagaacccAACAGCCCCCAGGATATAATTTGCCCAGTGTTCTGAGTATGTGAAATCTGTTGCACTATCATGTTCTGACTAAATTTAAGTGCTAAATCAGTATACATAACCATTATACACAGTATTTTTGTGCCATGTATATTAAGAAGATGTGGACTGATCTGATAATCCAGATTTGACTTCATTTTACCCTAGTCAACATCTGGGTTGGTTCTCAAGTTATAcccccagtttgtttgtttagtttttgCTTTTGGCCTTCCAAAGGACAGTTATGAAAATAAAAGGGAGTAACTTCAAGATTGTGGAAGGCTGCCGCTTCAAGAATGacatacatttgataaataatgtACTATAAATTTTTTCATAAAAGATTAAAATTCCTTTAGATTAGGAAAAGGAAAGTTTGAAAATTTAATGGAGTTGTGCAGAAGATTAGCCTGTGttcacaatatttttaaaatggcagctTGCTTCTCATTAAAGCATGAAAAGAAGCCCCTTCAGATAACACTGAGTAGGGAAAAAATAGATTTGTATTATCAGAACATTCAATCTGAAAGTAGGGGAGTATAAAAGGGATTTTAACTTTCCAGACACAATTCCAGACATTTCTCAGATGTTTACATGGCAGActacaaaatatacatttaattttatcAGTAAAGGTGGATGCTTGTATATTCTGGAAAGATAAACATTATTAATGACACAGTGGCAAAAGTATAtcattatttgcttttttaagcTTACTATGGCAGACATTTCTCAATATGTCAGAGTTTGTGCTttaggacatttaaaaaaatgttaaacacTCAGGTCATagagaaaatatatatgaaattgtTTACTTATGACATCTTGTGGATTATGTATATAATAGATGGTATAATAGATGGGAGATCCCAGTGTCAGTCAATGCCACATAAATATCCACTGCTGTTACCGAGATCTGTTTTCCTACAGAATCAAAGTTGGAAGTGTTCTGCATTGTTACATCTTCTACTCAGAAAAAGACTGATTTAAACATTGTAAGTATATCATATTGCCCTCAGCTTATTCTTGATACCTAGCTTGCTTATTTCAGTCATAGCCAGTGTTGTTCACAGTTAAAGTGGTTAGCAGTGGGCAAGTATAATTTCCCCACATTTCAATTGGAGAGGTGGGTAAATAGTCCCTTTATTTCTCTTAACGTTCTAAATAGGTGAATAGTATCTATCAATTGTTCAACAAAGCAACAGCAGCCATATTCTATCTGAAGGATTTATCAACTTGATCACATCCTTCCCCAGGCTAGTAAGCCCCAAATTTGGAATGCTTGTAGTCCTCATGAGCTGTTAAGCAGATTGCCTTAGTGGCGTTAGTTTACCTGATTAAAATGTGACCTCATCTACTGTTGAATATTCTAGGCCTACGTTTTTATTTGCCTGATTTCTTGTTTGAAAGATGGCACATGTGAAATTGTCCCTGATTCAAAATGATTCAATACTGAAGAAGTGCAACTAAAGAGTATTTGATCTGAGTTTAGCAACTGAAGGGGCAATTTGGCTCATTCAGAATACTCAGGAGTATTTACTTAAGTAAAAGGAATGGAGTATTATCACTGCATTATCTTTGTTCAACACCAAAAGAGAAATGCAAGTACCAGTTCCAGTTACCCTAAAAGAGTTGGATTCTTTTATTCCTAAATTCTTCTGTATCTTTCAGGGGAACCCAAATGTTGGGTCCATTACATAATTAAGTCTAGTGCAGGAACTATACTGGAAAACCCATGTTGCTTGAAGGGAAACCTGAAGATGCAACATAAATTTCCAAAGCCCCAAAGCTTAATACTGCATTACAGTTTTCAGTATTCAGCAGAAGGCCAAAGTCCCTCACTAGCATAATTAAGTAATAATTAAAACTATGTCACTCTCAAGGGATTATTATATAAAATTCCACAAGACTTAGTTTGACATATTTTAATTTGAAGCCactgacaaaaatattttatgttgaaTAAGAATCTCCCATTTTCAACaaaacagcccagagtcactgggagtcgagtggcatataaatttaatagatgatggtggtggtgatgatgatgatgatgatgatgatgatgatgatgatagcagccAGTGGTAAGACGTTAAGAATTACAGTCCAGCAGTGCTGTAGGTTCACTACCATTGATCTACAGCTTTGAGTTTGGGCAATACCAATATGCTACTGACATATGCCAGCCATGTTTGGAGGCTGTGTTTCAGGGAATGagggaaaagaaattaaactattacagaacaaaattaaatagaatCTTGActtcaaaagttaaaatacagaaatgcaTATTATAATGatgtattatatttttcttaAGAAGATTTTTTTTGAAATACCCATGAAGTATTTAAATTGATGATGCCATCCTGGTAAACTTCAGCAAATGCCTGATAAGCTTATCTCTGGAGCCTCTTGTGGGAAACCAGACTCCTGTGTCTTGGACAAAATACACCAGATCACTTGTATGCAGACCCTTTTCTGTGAATATCCAGACCTCTAAGGTGTCCCCACCACTTATTGAGAACAATTTTTGAACTGGTTTGTGCTGACTTTAGTCCCAAAGTTGCAAGAGCTATTCCACAGTTGCCAGCTTCCTGGAAGTGACCAGGCTCTCTTCGTTAAAGCCATTCTAAGGAATTGGAGAATCTTTTCAAAGTAGAGGCTACTGCTTGTGAATCTCTCTTTaattttgcaattatttatttactgggggGGTTTTTTGTACACTGTCTCAATCACTAGCATTGTGGTAGGTGTGTAACAAACACAAATAGATAAAGCAATAACAGAAAGAGCatgatataaaataatatttaacttAATAAAGGTTACCCAGCAATCATGTGCTGAAGTCTATAGTAGAATAATTTGAATAAAAGAATCATCAGGGCCTTCCTAAATAAAAGCAGATTCTGGGCCAGCCTTCCAGAAGCAAAGTGTTCCAGAGTGTGTAAGCTATTACCAAAAAGGCCTATTGTCTTGTCCTGTCCCATTGGATCTTgcagggaagagggagagagggaaaaggtTAGATCCTTAACATGCCCTGTCTTGATGACTGAACTTGATTGCTTCAAGACAAAAGGAAGGACTAGATTGCACTCACCTAAATGTGTTCAGTCACAGATGACTTGGGAGAAGCCTGTGAACTTATAAGCATTACTGAAATCAGAGACAGGAGCAAGGAGATTGAAGCCATTCACAACTAAATGATGAGGGAACTTCAATATCAGCTTTAAGACCAAATCAAGGTGCTCAGAGAAGGCACTTGCTGGGCAGCAGAGCAGCTGCTACAGCAGCAGGATACTCTTTCCATGGACAAGATGTAGGAATTCATACCCATCTAATTCTGGGGCAGAGTCCCCAGTCACAGGCATGATGTTTCTAAAGACGTCCTCCTTGCCCCCCTGCCCGTCCCTCCAGCCCTGGTGCTGAAGGACATGAAATCCAGGAGGGCAGGTGTCTGAGAAAGCCCCATTAGCGTCCTTGTccaaccaggtttcagtaatgcatgccaggtctgTATTCTCATCCATAAACAAGCCACGGACAAGAAAAGTCTTATACAAAAAGACCCAGCGCTAACCTTTAAGTGTCTGTGGCCAGGATCCCATCTTGCCAGTGGGTGCCAGGAGTGAGGAAATTGGGTTGGAAATAGAGTTCAACTACATCAGAAGTCTCTCTTCCCCTGAAATGGCAAACGCAGGCTATCCTGTCACTTGTCCTTTGACCCACCACAACTGAAATATGTCTACCTTCCTGTCCGCTACCAACAAACTCTAGGCTTTTATTACTAAATTGCATCATGCTTCCACCCCTGAAAGTGTGTGCCAGCAATCTGGCTTGTGCCAGGGTTGCTGACAATATGACGTGTGCCACTCTCACTAATAACCTACATTATCAAAACTCTTATCAGCACCCATCCACAACCTGTTTCATCCCCTAAAGAACCATGAGGAACTGACACTGGCAGAACACATTCTTCATCCATGACACATCTGATAACTAAGGAGCTTAAAACCATCACAAGCCTCAGTGGGAGAACAAATGACAATAATGCTTACAGTATTCCAATTTCTAGAATGGGACATCTGCAGTTTAGCTTTCCAAACTGCCTTCTCAGCAACTGctttttatggttattttaacATCCATATAATACTATATTAGAACTGGCACCTGAATTTAGTTTCCCTTCTCAATCTCATCCCATTTCCCTTTTGTGTTTTGTTCAGATACAGAGCCAGGTTTTATTGATGAGCCAGAGGTTCAAGGGACATTGGAAAGCAGCACCTTCTTGCTTCCTGGTAGATGATTACAAGGAGGAACTTTGTCTGTAAGGCTGTTTTctatgtttgcttttttttttcccttctgccaaCTGTTTACCTCTTGTGTGTTTTCTTAATTGTGACTCTAAGGGGTTGCATTATTATTAAATCTCTGTAAGATGCTCGGGGAGCATTATAGGCTGAAGGATAGAGCAAACTGCAATAAAAACGTATGAATACttcatgaataaataagtaatcaCACTTTCTATAAGAGCTGTTTAGCTTTGCTATTTTATTCTCTATTGTCAGCTAGACAGATTTTAACCACAACTTTTCtgtctgattatgtgccatcaagttgttttcgactcctagcgaccacatagatagatttcctcttTATGAAGCAGACCCTTAATACATTGTCACTGAATCACTGGGAATTAAATGTGCCTTTTAGGATCACGTGTGGCTTTCTAGGGGGAGCTGGATTGCATTTACCTACAAACTGAAAAGAGATAGACAGGTAAAAATATTGAACTTGAAAAGAAGTGAAATTAATGTAACAGAATTGAATATAATTGTGGGAAACACCAAGGATATCAATAAAGTCAGGGGCTTTAACTGGTTTTTTAAGTTTTCATCCCACCATTTCTACAGGAACTACCTAGCACACCGTCCTCTGATTTTTCTGCACAACAACCCTCTGGGgtagcttgggctgagagaggatgactggcccaaagccacccaaagTGCTGAGGGTGTTACCTGGAATATTTAGGCTtccttattagctttttaataagggtgatattagcatttaagcatggatccatgccttcttttcaagttcaggaaaccatgtttccttttacccaaaaccctttctttcttttacatacaaaaactagccttttcagcaactaaacaatagagagcgtattctgaaagtcctggAATACACGTGCAACTTTTAAGATAATACAAACCCGGCTGGGAAAGGATGTGACAGTGTTTTCAGGCAACAACagaacccataaatttgccacttgcgGAATGTTATCTAGATTCAGTGTTTTCTGTTGTttaattctcacatgtaatcactgtcttttattatttgattacttgctttatgtCATATCACGTATACCAAGTGTATCATTTGTCTTCgtaccctataaaaggacttgaccccccttaataaatgcttttgccTGAAGTGCTGTGCGATTcgtgttttcaggtaggcaaaaagccactttgcaaagttagtctctctcccaaattcagggactaaGTTTTTACCAGCTCCATGCCaaactcggggtgcctgagtttctaggcaacaaGGGGACTCGCTGCTCCTAGTGCATCATCTGAGCCCACTGTCCGGGCAGCCCAGGCTCTCCCAGGGAAGGTGTCAAATCCAGCCTCTGGCAGCGCGAGGCGTGTCTAGGAAAGTGTCCTACTGCACTGCTACCGGTCATCGCCGTTCTGTACTAAGCTGGACAAGCTTTTTGCAATATTTTGGCGGGCTTTCGGACGTGCGTGTTTCCGCTTCATTTTAAACTCTCGTACGTTTGATTGAGGTCCGGGCGTTTTATTTCTCAGTTTCCTAGAAAATCGTCGAAGAACTCCACGGGCAGTTGGGCCAGGccgaaaaacaaagaaatgcgaaTTACTGCCCAGCACCGCCCAACCCACCAACCGTTAACTGCTGTCTGGCGCTAAAATACATCTCCACCCACTCGCCTCAATTCTTTCCTATTTGAACAGAACCTTCCGAAACCTTCCTTCTGATTGGCTTGAGGCAACTGGCTTCTCTCAGCGCGTGCGCAGCAGCGAAGCGACCGGCcgttccctttttccttttcctgttgaTTCTCATTGGAGGCAGTGAGAGGTGGAGCGGCGGGAGGCCGCCGGCGCCGTCTCCCGGGCGGGGGGAGCTCATTCGCTGAGGCTAGGGGAGTTTGCGGGGACAGGCGGCCTGCTGGTGCGTCGGGCGTCTGGCGGGCGGCTGAGGTGAGCCTCAACGGCGGAGGAGAAATCGGCGCCGAGCCTTTTTGCTTGTGAGCAAAGCGAGGAACGGCTTAGATCGTTGCCGTTATTGCTGCCCGGCCCGTCAGTGTAAGTGGGTGGGGAGGGACGGAGGTGATTTTCAGAGAGTTCGAGTTACACCAGTAACTTGATTTGCGAAGGGGAGGTTTGGTCGGAATATGACTCCTCATGTCTATTTGTGTTCATTGTAGTCGGTGTACCCTTCGTTTTCTGGAGCTGAAACAGCTGTGGCGGGTTCTTGAAGGCAGGGATTGTCAGCATCCTTGGTCTTGTACTTTTTGCAAATCGCTAGCCTCCTCTCGCCCTGtgtgagtttttttccccccctttttctggTGATTGTCACGGTCGTCCATCTCTTTGGACAAGATGCTCTTGCAGCCGGGGGCTTTGCCTTGCGCATAACTGAGTGGAGAAGAGGCGATCTTAGTTGGTGTAACTCATAATGATGCTTTTCCTTAGTCCATCTTCatttctccttttgttttaatttgcgaTTAGGATCAGTCCGCTGGCTCAGCTTTCTCTGGCTCGTCGTGGCCGGTTAGATGCGTTCAGGAAATTTGCAAGCAGTAGTTCTTTTCCACCGTTGCTAGAATTCAATCTGTGAGCCATCAAAACTAATATTCCAGTTGAATCTTCCATGAATGTGTCCTTTTAAATCTATCGCATTGTTGACCATCACCAATTAACAGTGAAGGTATCACACACTTATAACACTGTTAAGCTTGAGTTAATAAATCAGGTAAAGCTTACTTAAAGCTTTGTTAGGAATTTGAAAACAGCTTTCCTTAGTTTTCTGCACCTTACCACATATGATTGCTTGACCTTTGGCCATTGTGgtttggaattttgggagttgtagtcaaacaCTTGGATGGGTGGGGATTGAGAGTGGAGACAGCTGATCTAAagtgtttaaaataatataaggACCAAAACTGACCATTCCTTTCCTTGGAGGAGATGTCCAATTAAAAATAtgaaggtggggagggggaaaatctagaaaagatgaaatatttttttgtagTGCTACCCAGTCTTTACctccaaaatgatttttaaaaacaattcagtAGCATGATGTAAGACTATTCACAGTATCAGATCTGTCACTTTTTTCCTTCATGGAACATTAACATGTTCTGAAAAGAAGGTGGGTCTCAGGCATTTGTTCATGGGCTATCTTCCTCTTGTTCCAATTTAATCCAGAGTTTGGTGTATCTATTCCTGCCTTTTGGTAGACCTCAAAACATTGGGATTGGTAGTAGTATTCACTTACTTATATTAGGGGCTAAAAATGTATGCATGTTATATCACATATTACAATATGTTCCTCAAGCTTACTTTCTTCCCTAATAGGAAAATTATATAATTTCTTGATATACTACATTGAATCTTATCACAGACAGATGTTTTTGGTTTTTACAAAATCAAATGGTAGGCTTACACAGGTATCAGGAAATGAAGAAGCTTAATAAATTTAGCAATATTTTAGTGATGCAAAAAACTGGAGGAGATTAGTATATGATCAGTTTCATTTTCAGTCAAGAGAATGCTTCCATAGGCTCATGCTTCATAGCACCAATGTCATGAGATGATTAATCACTGAAGTActctgaaatgtttttctttggtCTTGGAAATTAGAGATGGAAAAAgtgttctttggctttctttgAAATTCCAGAGTATCTTTCATCTGGACTCTCTCTCAGATACACCTTTTGGTGAAGATGTGTTGGCAAGTATGTCAAAATGTTTATCATCAGCCATCTATCTGGGGTGTCATGTGATAAATGTTTGTCATGGCCCTTTCTTCACTTGTGAGTGACAAATGCCTTGAAAATTGGTAGGAGAATCAGCAAAGTTTAAAGTATGTTCCCTGAGGAGGCTCCATGCTTGAGGCTATAGCCCTGGCAGATGGAATGGTGTCTGTATGAGTTGGCCATTAATTCAGAGCATCCCCCCACCCCTGTTTCTCCAGGCGTTCCCTCAAGTGCCTTGTATCTGCTATGACCTCAAGAAATAAGGAGTATGCCCATAATACTCAGGTCTTAGCCATGGCTGATGGCTGGTGCTGTAACCTCATGCATGTGCCTTGGTGCTCTATTGGTTTGCCTGCCACTTACATCTGTGGGTGGAGTTCCCCCTCCCTGGCTTAATTATTAGAGATATGTTAGTCATCATAGGTCATATATGGATAAGGTACTTAATAAGCCCATTATGTTCATTGGAGACAAATTGAACTTGTTGGTTAGAGCCAGAATTGGAAGGCAGGGTGGGACAGCTaggtttatttggattttttcactttttgaaaaccaaattaaaaactgTGGGAAAGGCACTATGGGGCTCAATGCTGTCTTGTGTGGGAATATCCCAGAAACCCCTTGAGATGTGGCTGGAGGGTTGAGAACTGTTGTGAAATCTGCCTACTTCAGTTTGAAAATCCTTGTTGTCTTGCCCATGAGTACTGGATATAGCTCCACTTGTAAGGTGCAGGTGTGGACAGAGTATCTTCTCCATTAGAAAGTTATGCGACATTTGGAAGTTCTACTACAGTTGGCCCAATTTAACAGCCTTCCTGTAAAATATACTACACTGCTAGAAATAACCAAATTTTTCACTCCATAGATAACTGAACAATGTTTAATTACAAAAATTAATAAAGAGTGTTCTATTTGGTTAGAAGTAATTGGAATTCAATCCATAAGAACAGTAGTGCCAGAACTGATGTTAgtcccatctagtccagcattctgttcccatgGTTGCCAACCAGATACCTCTGGCAAGCACACAAGTTGGATCATGAGTGCTCCTGCTTATTTACTTGAACAATTGGTTTTCAGAGGCATGTTACCTCTATTAGTGGAAGTAATATCTAGTACTGACTAGTACTAATTTTTGTCCTGTGATGCCTTGGGCTACCGACAAATATTAAGCTTGACTTAAAACATGGAAACTAAAGCAGAATTATGTTAGATTGCTACTTAAATTATTGTTTCTACTCTATCTGTACAGTTACGCAcaacatgaattaaaataaatgaaagcttaatactttaacactttttaaaaataatggaatgaTGAAATGTATGTAAGATGCTGACCATGACATGCCTTGCTTGTTCTTTTAAaatgactatttttaaaaatattgcttaagaattttctaattattttttgcTTAACTAGATACTACAGACAAACATTGATATTAGAGACAAATAGTCATTAGTATCTAACGCCCAATAGACAAAGTGGGAATTAATTATGTATTACTTACTGTTCAGCTAATTctacttgtattttttaaaagatttatttgcatttaaatcATGTAATACAAATTTCTTTGAACtatcagtattttaaaatttcttacaatttttgcacatttctatctcaattaaatttatatatattgtttAATTTTAGGAAATGCATCAGTTTGAAGAGGAATTAACTTGTTCTATTTGCTACAGTATATTTGATGATCCTCGTGTACTGCCATGTTCTCATACATTTTGTAGAAATTGTTTGGAAAGTATTCTTCAGATATCAAGCAATTTTTCCATATGGCGACCACTAAGGCTTCCACTGAAGTGTCCCAACTGTCGAAGTATTGTTGAAATTCCTCCATCTGGTACAGATTCTTTGCCTGTAAACTTTGCATTAAAGGCTATTATTGAAAAGTATCAACCAGAGGATCATCCTGAAGTTGCTACCTGCAGCGAGCATTATAGACAGCCACTCAATATTTACTGTCTTCTTGACAGAAAACTTGTGTGTGGCCATTGTCTTACAATAGGAAAACATCACGGCCATCCTATAGATGACCTACAGAGTGCctacatgaaagaaaaagaaactcctGAAAAACTCCTTGAGCAGTTGACAGATAAACATTGGAGTGAAGTTTGTTTGCTTATTCAAAATCTTGAGGAACAGAAAGCTCAGTGTGGGAGTATTGTTCAGGAGGATAAAATAACAGTTTTGCAATATTTTAAGAGACTCAGTGATGCACTTGATCAAAAAAAACAAGCTTTACTTGCAGTTCTGGATGATGTAAATATGCAGATTGAGGCAGAATACGAACCTCTCATAGAAACATTGAAAGGAATAGTAGAAGAGCAACTTGAGCTAATGTCACTGACTACATCATTTCAGGAGGAGGAAtctcctctcctttttctggagaaagtTGAGGAAATACGTCAGCGTCTTAACACTTTGAGGGAAAAACCATTACCAGTGATTAAGCCTGTTGAAATTCATCCTCGAATAGGACAGGTATTAAAAGATGTGTGGAATAAAAGTGAAATTAATCAGATTAACAAAATTCTCATTCCCAAAATAAAGCTAATTTCAAAACGAAAAATAAATAGCCAGGATTGTGACAATGAGACTAGACAATCTAAAAAATCCTTCTGGTTCGTAAGCCCTTTGGCAAt belongs to Candoia aspera isolate rCanAsp1 chromosome 6, rCanAsp1.hap2, whole genome shotgun sequence and includes:
- the TRIM59 gene encoding tripartite motif-containing protein 59; the protein is MHQFEEELTCSICYSIFDDPRVLPCSHTFCRNCLESILQISSNFSIWRPLRLPLKCPNCRSIVEIPPSGTDSLPVNFALKAIIEKYQPEDHPEVATCSEHYRQPLNIYCLLDRKLVCGHCLTIGKHHGHPIDDLQSAYMKEKETPEKLLEQLTDKHWSEVCLLIQNLEEQKAQCGSIVQEDKITVLQYFKRLSDALDQKKQALLAVLDDVNMQIEAEYEPLIETLKGIVEEQLELMSLTTSFQEEESPLLFLEKVEEIRQRLNTLREKPLPVIKPVEIHPRIGQVLKDVWNKSEINQINKILIPKIKLISKRKINSQDCDNETRQSKKSFWFVSPLAIILISFIFLTVVFSQHILTFINEIAFPYIFGALQIIYQDLSKRLHIVVENTMIHP